The following is a genomic window from Verrucomicrobiia bacterium.
GCCGGCACGGCATCCAGCATGGTCTGAAAAAGATCGCTGGTCACCATGGCGCTCATGCCTCCATTTCCCTGACAGAAACTGCCGGCTCCGCCTCCGCGGGACGGAGGGGGGCCTTGTGGCCGTTCTGCACGTTGACCATCACCGCGAACGTCCGAAAGACCTCGTGATGCTGGCGCGCATTGATTGCCCACACATTGATCTTGCAGGACGTCTGCCCCACGCTCTCCACTTCGCTGTAAATCTTGATGATGTCGCCCAACAACACGGGTGACTTGAAATCGAACTGGCCAAACAACTTGGTGACGAAATTCGCGCTCGGAAACGCCAGCGACGCGGCACTATACGCCATCTCGTCCGCCCACTTCATCATGTACCCGCCGAACAAATGTCCGGCGTGATTCAGAAACTCCGGCCGGATTACC
Proteins encoded in this region:
- a CDS encoding acyl-CoA thioesterase, producing MRHEKTLVIRPEFLNHAGHLFGGYMMKWADEMAYSAASLAFPSANFVTKLFGQFDFKSPVLLGDIIKIYSEVESVGQTSCKINVWAINARQHHEVFRTFAVMVNVQNGHKAPLRPAEAEPAVSVREMEA